The Anaerobacillus sp. CMMVII region AGCTATTCTTTTAATGTCGGAAGCGGTCTTACCGAGTTGGTGGCACGCATTAATGCCAAAGGTCTATTTGGTGAAACAGGAAACACTGTAAGTCTGACCTTGGTCGATCCAGATGGAAATGAATATCGATCGGGCATACCAGTTTTATTCACACTTACAACTAGTAGAACCGTGCAAATCCCTGCTCCTCAGCCTGGCAAGTGGACAGTAAGAGTAGATGGTCTAAACGGGATTAGTCTTCCAGAAACAATCCATGGTGAATTATCCTTTAGTAAGGCAGGACATTTTACTGGGTTGGACGATATTGAGAATCATCCAGCAGAAGCATCCATCAAAGTTGGGGTTACTCACCGACTATTGGATGGGTATCATAATGGAAAGTTTCGTCCTGACCGTAAATTAACGAGAGCTGAGTTAGCTCAATACTTGGTTATGGGCGCAGGTGTGCGTCAAAGTTTGGGTAAAAATACGGATGACCCATATATTGGTGCAGTTATTGCTAAAGGAGCAGCCTTACAGGATGTATTTCAATTGAATGACGGTGTCATGCGTTTAGCAGCTAGCGGAAGCTTCAATCCAAGTGGTTCCGTGACACGAGCAGAACTAGCTTATTCTTTGGTGCAGAGTTTAGGATTACAACAACAAGCTCAAAGTCATAGTGGCGATGTTACGGTTCTGTATGGTGATAAGCGTATAAAGATTGAAGATAGTGGACAAATACCAGAAGAGCTGAGAGGTTATGTTCAACTTGCGCTTGACCAAAACATTCTTAATGCTACATTTACGATAAGCCAAGGAAGGTTTGATCTTCTTCCAACAGTTCAAGCAGTCTTTAAGCCAGAAGAGACAATCACTCGTGGCGATTTTGCTGTAGCAATCACAAGATATTATGCGACATACTTGAAATAAATAAAATAGGATAATCGAGTGTGAAAACGAATGTTTTTGCACTCGACTTTTTTATTGTTGAAATTATATGTTTTTTCATCTGTTGATTGCAAAAAACGAATAATAAAAATAGGAGCTATACTATACGTCTTGTTACAAGGATAATTGCATTTAAAAGCCTATTGGCGTTCCAAACGCGTTCTTTGGAACATAAATTCTGCATTTTAATACCTTTTGGAGTTCCAACCGAGCTATTTGGAACATAAATTCTGCATTCTAATGCCTTTTGGTGTTCCAACCGCGTTTTTTGGAACATAAACCCTGCATTTTAATGCCTTTTGGCGTTTCAACCGTGTTCTTTGGAACATGAATTCTGTATTTAAAAGCCTTTTGGCGTTCCAACAGCGTTCTTTGGAACATAAATTCTGCATTTTAATGCCTTTTGGCGTTATTACCACATTACGCCTCCAAGGTGTGTCATAAGTAGTTTAGTATTCTAAACGACCACGTAAAAGAGGGGCACGTCCCTGATCCAAAGCAAGAGGTTAGGGTCAGGTTACCTTAATAGCCTACACCCCCTAATCCTTTTGTACGACGGAAAATAGTACGGTTACAAAATAGATTACTACCTTTGCGTAATAGTCAGAAACCCCTGATTTTTAGATAATTGGGATAAGGAATCTAATTCATGTTAAAGGGGATGAAGGTATGAAGCGCAGATTTTTGCAACTACTGATCGCACTGTTAGTGATTACACCTTTTTTTAGCGTAGCAGCACCGCAGACGAATGCGATTGGTGGTCTACTAAAAGGAACATTAGGAAGTCTGAAAACAACCGTCGATCCAGAGCTAGAAAAACTATTGAGTACAGATTTTGGATTAGCGGAAGTCATTGTAACTTTTCACGGAGATAGTGCACCGAGTAAACAACAGATTAGTCTATTAGATAAACTGGGAATACAAACTGCTTCATTGATGAACAATGTTCCGATTGCTGGAGTACTGGCAACCAAAACACAAATCCAGCAATTAGCAAAAAGTGAAGAAGTACGCTCGCTTTATTTAAATACAGAACTACAATACTACAATGCTGAGTCAACAGACATCACCGGGGTAACGAAAGTAAGAACCGACGACCAAATGCGTAAAGAAAATGGTGGTTTTCCAGTTTCGGGGAAAGGCGTAGGCGTTGTTGTCAATGATAGTGGTGTCGATGGAACGCATGATGACCACAAGTTTGGTGAAAATCTTGTTCAAAATGTTCTAGGAACAACAAACTTGAACGCTCTTAGCGGTCTACTTCCAGTTACGTATTTAGAAAATGTCATAAATACTGATACCAACTCAGGTCATGGGACACACGTAGCTGGAACAGTAGGTGGTACCGGGGCAAAATCTGGAGGGAAATATGAAGGTGTAGCACCAGGAGCAAAACTGATTGGTTATGGTTCTGGGGGAGCACTATTTATTTTAGATGGCATTGGTGGCTTTGACTATGCGATTACCAACCAAACGAAGTATGACATTCGCGTAATAACAAATTCATGGGGTTCCTCAGGAGAATTCACCCCTGATCACCCTATCAATGTAGCTAGTAAGAAAGCTTATGACCGTGGAATAGTTGTCTTATTTGCAGCAGGAAACGAGGGTCCTTCAGAAAATACTCATAATCCATATGCGAAGGCTCCTTGGGTTATTTCGGTAGGTGCTGGAGTGAAGGATGGAACGCTTGCTAACTTCTCTTCTCGTGGAACGAAAGGGAAAGGTGGCACATTTACAATGGATGGGAAAGAATGGACGTGGAAAGACGAACCGACAATTACAGCTCCTGGTGTAGACATCATTTCAACTAGAGTCATTGCTCCATTATCGGCCTTATCTGCGGATAAGGATGTTGAATTAATTGAACCAGCTTACCTACCTTTCTACGCTTCAATGAGTGGCACATCAATGGCAACTCCACATGTTGCTGGGATTGTGGCTTTAATGCTTGAAGCCAATCCACTTTTATCGCCTGATGAAGTAAAAGATATTTTGCAACGAACAGCAACAAATATGCCAGGTCGTGAAGCATGGGAAGTTGGGGCAGGTTATGTAAATGCTTATGCAGCATTAGAGGAGATTTTTTTTTACACAGGTGAGTACGGGAAAACGCTAAATAGTTCCCAGACGTTTCATAGTAATGTGAATGTTTCTGTAGCGAGAACAGACTTTTCCGTTTCATTTAATCCAGCAACACTGACTTCTAATCACACTGAGTTTGAGGTTCAATCTGGTATGTCAGGAATTGTTGCTCAAATAGATGCAAGAGGAATCCTAGAAGAAACAGGAAATCCACTTAACCT contains the following coding sequences:
- a CDS encoding S8 family serine peptidase, which produces MKRRFLQLLIALLVITPFFSVAAPQTNAIGGLLKGTLGSLKTTVDPELEKLLSTDFGLAEVIVTFHGDSAPSKQQISLLDKLGIQTASLMNNVPIAGVLATKTQIQQLAKSEEVRSLYLNTELQYYNAESTDITGVTKVRTDDQMRKENGGFPVSGKGVGVVVNDSGVDGTHDDHKFGENLVQNVLGTTNLNALSGLLPVTYLENVINTDTNSGHGTHVAGTVGGTGAKSGGKYEGVAPGAKLIGYGSGGALFILDGIGGFDYAITNQTKYDIRVITNSWGSSGEFTPDHPINVASKKAYDRGIVVLFAAGNEGPSENTHNPYAKAPWVISVGAGVKDGTLANFSSRGTKGKGGTFTMDGKEWTWKDEPTITAPGVDIISTRVIAPLSALSADKDVELIEPAYLPFYASMSGTSMATPHVAGIVALMLEANPLLSPDEVKDILQRTATNMPGREAWEVGAGYVNAYAALEEIFFYTGEYGKTLNSSQTFHSNVNVSVARTDFSVSFNPATLTSNHTEFEVQSGMSGIVAQIDARGILEETGNPLNLVLIAPDGTEYSSGVSLLFPLEFTRTVSVSSPQPGTWKAEIRGLRGDEVNPIGIGLPEEVQGTLAFSTVTGFTGLSDIAGHPAESAIKLGINERLFDGFANGSFQPDANLQRKDLAKYLVMGAGIRQSLKGTSFSDVKGEDLPFVKAVLANGSALRDSKQITNGVMVAPNGKFSPKGKVSREELAYSLIQSLGLQDLALAHEGEITVQHGNERILLEDQDLISPDLRGYVQLSLDLNILNAYFSVSQEKYDLSPTILATFKANDTITRADFAVAMTRFYHAYLK